One Streptomyces sp. CG4 genomic window, GGCGTACTGACCGTGCCTGATCAGGTAGTTGAGGGCGTCGGCGAGCGGCTTGGCGAGACCGCTGTCCTTCTTCGCGGTCGCCGCGATCAGTCCCTGCAGGGTCGTGCCCGCACCGGAGATCTTGCCCGCGTTGCGGGTAGCGTCGGGCGTGTTCGCGACCTGGGTGATGTGGTACGCGATGCCGGGGTTGGGGCCGAAGTAGACGTCGATCTTGCCGCTGGCCAGGGCCAGATAGGTGCTGTTGTGGTCCGGGAAGTACTTGACGGTGACCGCCTTGCCCTCCTTGGCCAGCTTGGCCTTCCACTCCAGGAGGATCTTCTCCTGGTTGGTGCCGGAGCTCACGGAGACGGTCCTGCCCGCGAGGTTCTCGTAGTTTCCGTCGAAGTTCCAGGTGCTCTTCCTCGGCACCTCGAAGGCGAGGTTGTCCTGACGGTAGGAGGCGAACTCGTACTTCTTCTTGCGCTCCTCGGTGTCGGTGACGTTGGAGAAGGCGACGTCGACCTTGCCGCTGTCGATGCCGACGAAGAGGTTCTCCCAGGTGAAGTTCCTCAGCTCGGACTTGAGGCCGAAGACGGCGGCGACCAGACGTCCGAGGTCGGGTTCGGAACCGGTGAGGGTCTTCTGGTCGTTGCCCACGTACGCCAGCGGCGGGAACCCGGCCGGCAGCGCGCCCTCGCCGATGACGAGCTTGCCGCTCTTGCGGAGGGCGGCGGGCAGTTCGGCGCTGATGGACTTCACCTCGGACACCTTGACGGTGGTCTGCTGGGCCGCGCCGTTGGCGACCTGTCCGACGACGACCTCGCCGGACCTGGCGCTGTCGGTGGTGGCGGCGTCGCTGTCGCCACCGCAGGCGGCGAGCCCGGTGGCCAGGGTGGCGACGGCGGTCGCCGCGGTGATGCCGCGTATCAGGCTGCGTCGGGAGAGGTGGC contains:
- a CDS encoding ABC transporter substrate-binding protein, which encodes MRSHLSRRSLIRGITAATAVATLATGLAACGGDSDAATTDSARSGEVVVGQVANGAAQQTTVKVSEVKSISAELPAALRKSGKLVIGEGALPAGFPPLAYVGNDQKTLTGSEPDLGRLVAAVFGLKSELRNFTWENLFVGIDSGKVDVAFSNVTDTEERKKKYEFASYRQDNLAFEVPRKSTWNFDGNYENLAGRTVSVSSGTNQEKILLEWKAKLAKEGKAVTVKYFPDHNSTYLALASGKIDVYFGPNPGIAYHITQVANTPDATRNAGKISGAGTTLQGLIAATAKKDSGLAKPLADALNYLIRHGQYAQLLKAYNLSNEAVARSEVNPPGLPLDNS